The segment TCTTTGACCAAATTTGGAATCGGGTGGTCAAAAACCAAAAGCTAGGTAAGAAGACCTGGATTTACTTTGATGAAATGCAGCTTCTCTTATTGGACAAGTATGCCTCTGATTTCTTCTTTAAACTTTGGAGTCGTGTCCGTAAGTATGGGGCGATACCGACAGGCATTACTCAGAATGTAGAAACGCTTCTTTTGGATGCCAACGGCAGACGCATTATTGCCAATAGCGAGTTCATGATTCTTTTAAAACAGGCTAAGAGCGATCGAGAAGAATTGGTGCATATGCTTGGACTTTCCAAGGAACTGGAGAAATACTTGGTCAATCCTGAAAAAGGTGCTGGGCTAATCAAGGCCGGTTCAACCGTTGTTCCATTTAAAAATAAGATTCCACAACACACCAAGCTCTTTGACATCATGAGTACGGACCCTGAAAAAATGAGGACATGAGATGAAAGAGGATAAAAAGCTAGTCAAACATGCTAGGCAAAACTTTCGAAGCAACTTAAAATCAGCCCGTATGCATTATCGGAAAGAAGTTAGAGCCTTAAAACAGACTGTTCCTAAAAAAGGACGATTTCGAAAACCAGCCCAAAATTCTCTTTTTCAGGAAAAGAAAACAGAGATAAAAGGAAATCTACTCAGTAGCCAAAAGGAAGCAGAAGAGAAGTTCCTAAAGGAAATTACCTATGTTTCTCCTAGACTGTTGAAGGTAAAGGAAATCAAGAACTATCGACTTCCTCAAGCTCAAGAGCGTTTGCGGACTGCAAGAAAACATTTGTCAGAAGTGAAACTAAGTGAGAAGCAAAAGGCAGTTAATCCCAAGTTTACTTTCCAAAAAGAAAATCCTTCCCCGAAGTCTCGCTTTCAGTTTCACCAAGAAAAATCATTTGATCGACTAAGTGCAGAAAAAGACGTAAGTTCTGCCAAGCGTGAGGTTAAACAACTCAAGAAAGTCCAAAAGACTAAGAAAAACTCTACCAAAGTCAAAGTTGGATTAGGCTTAGTTGCATCTGAATCCCTTGACCTGATAGCACAGGAGGATGATTTAGATGGTCTAAGATCCATGAAGGATATTAGTTTGAAAGCCAGACGCTATGGAAGGTTTACCTTTCAAGCAGGTAAGGTGGTAGTAAAAAGTGGACAGACAGGTGTGAGGTTTACCAAAACAAAATTTTCTCATGGAAAGGAACGATTCCAGAACTTCAAAAAGGGAAAAGGATTCACACGCCAGAAACCTCTTAAACCAAGAAGACGTTACCAGACCTTTTTAAAGCATGTGAGAAAACAAAGTGTCGCAGGTATCAAAGGAATCGTCCAAGCCATTAAGGGAAGTGTGACTTTCTTTTCTGTCCTTGCGGGAAATCCTTTGACTTGGATTGTCTCAGGCATTCTCTTGATACTCCTTTTGATGATGAGCTTTTTCATGAGTGTTTCAGGTAGTAGTGTCATTCAACAAGATGAGATGGAGTTGACCAAGGCCTATACCCACATGACGTGGGAAGATGCGGAACATACGAGAACCAATGAAAAAGGGATTGCCTACTACACCAAGATTGATGAGATTATGGTTTACATCAATCATCAATACCAAGACTACAAGCTTGACGATTTCATGGAAACAGGTGGTGTGACCTACAAAGCGTTTCTCAGTCAAGTGTGGACAGACTTAAATGGTGGAGATTCTATTAAATCCATGTCTGACTTATATAAAGAACCTACTTACAAGCTGTCTGATGAGGACCAGGAAGAGTTAAAGGAGTTGACAGAAGGAGGCAACTATCTAGCCCTTCAAGAATTGGACAATCCCTTTCAGGGACAGACTGACGAGGATAGCTTAAGCATGACCTACCGATATGGGTATGAGGTCATTGATGAGAAACCAACGCTGCATCACCATATCATCTTAGAAGCGAAAGAAGGTCAAGTCATTGTAGCTCCGATGGATGGCAAGGTATCTCTTGATGGAGAGAACGTTGTTTTGACATCTGGTAAGGGAGTGAATAAGACTAAACTAACCTTGTTTGGCATTCATTCAGGCCGAGTGAGTGAACATCAACATGTCTTGGCAGGAGATATTATTGGTCAGACCAAAGACGGAACGGGTCTAAAAGTCACCTATCAAAAGGTTGATGATGATACGGATAAGTTGGTCTATGTCAATCCAGCTTTCTACTTTCCAAAAGTAATCCAGGTTCAGACCACCATTCTTCCAACTATCGGTCAGTTTGGCGGCGATGAGTTCGAGAGAGCCAAGGCAATTTATGACTATCTTAAAAGCAAAGGTGCGACAAATCAAGCTATAGCAGCTATTTTAGGAAATTGGTCGGTAGAATCTTCCATTAATCCAAAACGAGCTGAAGGCGACTATTTATCTCCGCCAGTTGGTGCGACTGATAGTTCGTGGGATGATGAGGGCTGGCTCTCACTTAATGGTCCAACTATATACAATGGACGTTACCCAAATATTCTCAAACGTGGTTTAGGCTTAGGCCAATGGACAGATACCGCGGATGGGTCACGCAGACATACTTTATTGTTGGAATATGCCAAAGGAAAACATCAAAAGTGGTATGACTTAGAGTTACAACTGGATTTCATGTTGCATGGGGACAGTCCTTATTACACCAACTGGTTAAAAGATTTCTTCAAAAATACAGGTAGTCCAGCTAGTCTTGCCCAACTCTTCCTCATTTACTGGGAAGGAAATTCAGGGGATAAGCTACTTGAGCGTCAGACACGGGCAAGTGAGTGGTATTACCAAATTGAAAAAGGCTTTAGTCAACCCAACGGTGGGACAGCACAAAGTGATCCAAAAGCACTTGAAGCTGTACGAGGAGACCTTTTTGAAAACTCTATTCCAGGAGGTGGTGACGGGATGGGTTACGCTTTCGGCCAATGTACTTGGGGAGTCGCAGCCCGTATCAACCAACTGGGGCTAAAACTCAAAGGTAAAAACGGTGAGAAGATTCCAATTATCAGTACCATGGGCAATGGCCAAGATTGGGTACGAACAGCCGCAAGTCTCGGTGGGGAGATAGGGACAAGTCCACAAGAAGGAGCTATCCTTTCCTTTGCGGGAGGAGGACATGGCACACCAACAGAATACGGACATGTGGCTTTCGTCGAAAAAGTCTACCCAGATGGCTCCTTCCTTATCTCCGAAACCAACTACAATGGCAATCCCAACTACACCTTCCGTAAATTATCTGGAGTGGATAGTAGCTTGAGTTTTGCTTATACGACGAAATAAAAAAAGGATATGCTAACAAAATGAATAAATGTTAGCATATCTTTTGTGTTTTTTTGTCACGATTAATCAGAATTTATAGAAATGAGAACTGTTATGAGACGAATCATCTCATCAAGAACATCTGCAAGTGAAATCCCTTTTGTATAGCTATATTTTTTTGAATAATTTTGCCATTGTTTATTCTGAATAGGGTCAGATTTGAACCTCTCGAGTAGTTCAATAATCTTTACAAAATCGAGTTCTGTTTCGCGATATGAAAATGTTCTCTGACAGGCATTTCTCAACTGAATGAAGTCAATGTCTTCTTTCTTCAGTTTGGAAAGAATATAAACATCGTAAAAATCTTTGCTTCTACTGTTCAAGAAGTTACGTGAATAGATGGTTTGAAGTTTTTCAGCTAGAATTGTTTCAATTGTATAAGCAATGATTGGAAAATTGTCTTCATCAAAAATAGCTTTATAGACAATATGTAAAGACCCCCAGTTGAGAATTCGTGGATTTACCTGTACACTAGAATAAAAAAACAATCAACTTCTAACAGGAATTACCACACTCAATTGGAGGTCTTATATGTTTCATTTTACCACACTTTTCATCGGAATGGATGTTCACAAAGAAAGTTTTTCACTCTGCTATTATGATATGATGACCAATCAATTCAAACATAGCACTAAAGTTAGTCCAAATGTTAGCTATATTGTGAACTATGTGAATGAGCTTCGTCGTTTATATGGTCAAGATGCAGAAGTGTTATGTGGCTACGAAGCTGGATGCCTCGGATTTACCCTATATCACCAGCTACAAGCTCACGGGATTCCCTGTATCGTGATGGCACCTACAACGGTAATGAAGGAAGGATCTAAGCGTGTTAAGACTGATAAGAAAGATGCGGCTCAGCTCGCAAAAGCTCTGGCCTTTCGTAGCTATCAGCCTGTTCATATTCCTACTGCTGAGGATGAACAAGTCAAAGAATATATCCGTATGAGAACAGACCACAAAGTGGCTCTGAAGAAAATCAAACAACAAATTCTTGCCTTCTGTCTCCGACATGATTTTCGCTATACCGAGGGAAGCAGTAATTGGACACAGAAACATGTTCGCTGGCTCCGTTCCCTAAAACCTGAGGGACTTTACGCAGAGATTTTGACAGAATATCTATTGACCTATGAGAAATTAGTAGATCAAATAGAACGGTATGATGCACGAATTGAGCAACTGGGTCAAAGCGACAGTTATCAAGAGAAGGTCTCACGGCTTTCTTGCTTTATTGGCATTAAAACACTAACTGCTCTTTCCATTGTGACAGAAATCGGTGATTTTAATCGCTTTGCGACAGCTCAACATTTTGCTTCTTATCTTGGGCTAACTCCTAGCGAAAATTCTAGCGGCGACAAGGAGAGAAGAGGTGCTATCACCAAAGCTGGGAATAGCCATGTGAGACGACTTCTGATAGAAGCTGCACAATCATTGGCTAAGGGGACGATTGGGTATAAATCCAAAGAATTGAAAAGGAGACAAAGTGGAAACCGAGTGGAGGTGATTGCTTATGCGGATAAGGCTAATGAACGCTTAAGAAGACGTTATCGCACACTTGTTCTAGGAAAAAATAAGAAACAAAATGTTGCTAAAACAGCTATTGCACGAGAATTGTCTGGTTTTATTTGGGGGATGATGACAGGAAGAATAGCTTGAAGTTAGCGCTTGTTTTCATGTACACTTTTGACCATTAAGTTTTATCATCGCAGAGCGATGAGGAATCCCTATTTCTATCCAAAATCACTGGGTGAATTTGGACAGAAATAAGGATTGAAATCATGTTTGAATG is part of the Streptococcus suis genome and harbors:
- a CDS encoding phage tail tip lysozyme, which encodes MKEDKKLVKHARQNFRSNLKSARMHYRKEVRALKQTVPKKGRFRKPAQNSLFQEKKTEIKGNLLSSQKEAEEKFLKEITYVSPRLLKVKEIKNYRLPQAQERLRTARKHLSEVKLSEKQKAVNPKFTFQKENPSPKSRFQFHQEKSFDRLSAEKDVSSAKREVKQLKKVQKTKKNSTKVKVGLGLVASESLDLIAQEDDLDGLRSMKDISLKARRYGRFTFQAGKVVVKSGQTGVRFTKTKFSHGKERFQNFKKGKGFTRQKPLKPRRRYQTFLKHVRKQSVAGIKGIVQAIKGSVTFFSVLAGNPLTWIVSGILLILLLMMSFFMSVSGSSVIQQDEMELTKAYTHMTWEDAEHTRTNEKGIAYYTKIDEIMVYINHQYQDYKLDDFMETGGVTYKAFLSQVWTDLNGGDSIKSMSDLYKEPTYKLSDEDQEELKELTEGGNYLALQELDNPFQGQTDEDSLSMTYRYGYEVIDEKPTLHHHIILEAKEGQVIVAPMDGKVSLDGENVVLTSGKGVNKTKLTLFGIHSGRVSEHQHVLAGDIIGQTKDGTGLKVTYQKVDDDTDKLVYVNPAFYFPKVIQVQTTILPTIGQFGGDEFERAKAIYDYLKSKGATNQAIAAILGNWSVESSINPKRAEGDYLSPPVGATDSSWDDEGWLSLNGPTIYNGRYPNILKRGLGLGQWTDTADGSRRHTLLLEYAKGKHQKWYDLELQLDFMLHGDSPYYTNWLKDFFKNTGSPASLAQLFLIYWEGNSGDKLLERQTRASEWYYQIEKGFSQPNGGTAQSDPKALEAVRGDLFENSIPGGGDGMGYAFGQCTWGVAARINQLGLKLKGKNGEKIPIISTMGNGQDWVRTAASLGGEIGTSPQEGAILSFAGGGHGTPTEYGHVAFVEKVYPDGSFLISETNYNGNPNYTFRKLSGVDSSLSFAYTTK
- a CDS encoding IS110 family transposase; protein product: MFHFTTLFIGMDVHKESFSLCYYDMMTNQFKHSTKVSPNVSYIVNYVNELRRLYGQDAEVLCGYEAGCLGFTLYHQLQAHGIPCIVMAPTTVMKEGSKRVKTDKKDAAQLAKALAFRSYQPVHIPTAEDEQVKEYIRMRTDHKVALKKIKQQILAFCLRHDFRYTEGSSNWTQKHVRWLRSLKPEGLYAEILTEYLLTYEKLVDQIERYDARIEQLGQSDSYQEKVSRLSCFIGIKTLTALSIVTEIGDFNRFATAQHFASYLGLTPSENSSGDKERRGAITKAGNSHVRRLLIEAAQSLAKGTIGYKSKELKRRQSGNRVEVIAYADKANERLRRRYRTLVLGKNKKQNVAKTAIARELSGFIWGMMTGRIA